DNA sequence from the Vicia villosa cultivar HV-30 ecotype Madison, WI linkage group LG3, Vvil1.0, whole genome shotgun sequence genome:
GACTTCAAAAATATGATTCTTGAATCAATGGTGTTAGGTGGAGTTTTCAACATTAGTGACTTTATCCCTTCATTGGAATGGTTAGACCTTCAAGGAGTTCAAGCTAAAATGAAAATATTACACAAGAAATTTGATGCATTTTTAACCAACATTATTGAGGAACATGAAACTTCTAATTCTAAGAGTGAGAAGCATAAGGATTTATTGACTACTTTGTTGGCACTTAGAgatgaaggagatgatgatgGGAATAAACTCACTAATATTGAGATCAAAGCACTTCTTTTGGTATGTTATCTACTATTCAACTTACTATTATTTCATGCTGTTCAATTTTATTGCATTCaggtatataatatatttttaaatgttgGATAAAGATCAAacgatttaaattttaatatatatgataaacagatgattcccaatttatattaaaaagagaaaaggggtgatgcactgacagtgtaaaatatttttatactgtcaaccaatcaccacccatgtatctaattaaatcatttttttattaaaaaaaaagttaatgacatggcacatttatgattttctattggatgacagtgtaaaattattttacactgtcagtgcactaccttttaactctattaaaaattaaaattttatattttaataaaaaaaaagaatttagtGTTTtgctaaaattcaaattaaaatttgTCAACCCCTTAAGTGTCCTAGTCTAGTGGTTGGACAGTGcatatttaattcaaaatatttattaCATAGATAAGCATTTTATTTAGCcgatgaaaaaaaaatcaattttaggtACATGAATATCTtagtttattaaaatttaaaaataattgtatattATCTGTTCTGTTTAAATTATTGTTATATCACAATTGTATGCCTAAATAATTGCATTATCATTTTATAATAATTGTATGTTACATGATCAGTAGTATTAAAATAATTACTACTAGTTTTATACATTATGTTTGCATTAtcattttcttttcaactcttacCTGACACTCAAACGAAGACACCTTGTCTAAAATTCAGCTTGAGAGTTGAAActgaattttataattaaaaaagaaaccaACGTGCATTCCAATTATTCACTTAAGAAACACATTAAACTTCTCGATTAATAATTGCATCGGATGAAGTAGAACATTGGGTGGCAATAATTCTTGTTTGGTCCCTAATTTTTTTCCATGAATTTACATTAGTAGCATGcattattgaatttaaattgtGATTAAACAAGACTCTCATTACTAAGcgctataaattttaattttgtttaaattaaaagTACTGTAtaaccttttaaaaaaaataataatcttgattataattttaaaaaaataaattttggtcataattttattattaagtaTTAAAAAATAGAGTATTGCGAGTTTGAATTTACATCTCTTTCATCGGATGTTCTTTCAACTATCAATTGAGAGTTATATTTATAGAGAGATAAATTATAATTCACTttgacatttaattttttttacagaaCATATATTTacagtttgtttgttttttgtttttggtaTAGAACATGTTTGTAGCTGGAACTGACACATCATCAAGTACTACGGAATGGGCCATTGCAGAACTgataaaaaacccaaaaatcttagCCCAAGTCCAACAAGAATTGGACAATGTTGTGGGTCGAGACAGGAACGTGAAAGAAGAGGACATACCAAACTTACCTTACCTACATGCAGTCATAAAAGAAGTATTTCGTTTGCATCCATCAACACCTCTTTCCCTTCCAAGAATCGCTTCGGAAAGTTGTGAGATTTTTGGATACCACATTCCAAAGGGTGCCACTGTTTTGGTTAATGTATGGGCCATAGCCCGTGACCCAAAACAATGGACTGACCCATTAGTATTCAAGCCCGAAAGATTCTTACCAGGTGGTGACAAGTGTGATGTTGATATTAAGGGAAAGGATTTTGAAGTTATACCTTTTGGTGCTGGACGTAGAATTTGTGTTGGGATGAGTCTTGGGCTTCGTATGGTTCAACTTTTAACTGCTACGTTGGCCCATTCATTTAATTGGGAACTTGAAAATGGGCTCGAACCTGAAAAGATGAACATGGATGAAGCTTTTGGGCTTACTCTTCAACGAGCTGTGCCATTATCTGTGTACCCTAAGCCTAGGCTCTCGCCTAATGTGTACTCATCAAGTTTCTGATTTTAGACatttatttttgagaatttttctTTTTCGAGAGACACTCTAGGTTTCTTTATCTTATGCTTATCTATAATAATATAAGTAAATAGGATTTAGTATGTTATGTGATAGGATCCCTAGAGGGTCAAAAGTGTAACGTCTATCGGTTTATGTCATTGTATTTCAAACTTTTATGTAAACTAGTTCATTTACATGTGCCTCACACATTTCAtatacactactacaaataatacattttatgacTGTTGGAGCGGTAaggcggcaagcaaaaagtaataggtattatttattaccaggtgatataggttatatcttatcgtagtccacagagattggtgagaaaaaTTGTCGTTCGAATATCTCgcattctaagtttcatgaatgaGTGCGGAAAGAAAATGcggaaaaagtaaataaaagcaaataaacaatttcaatagtctaagagaaatagttatggaattgcatttcgttctacccgtcgaatacttaaacctgaagatcttatcgcaacacagtcacaatacgcatcaaaatcattAGGAATCAATCGAGATGCCAAATCAGtgtccatgtctgaaacaccgacgaaagcttaACCGttctattcacatcagcgatttcccaaccgacacaaacaacacggaggcattaaactcgacaCCCACTACGATTATTAGCCTTAAATCCATGTCTGAAATCTAGAAATTAACatatatcattcctaatcaagatctatgatgttcATGTCTGAAATAACACAAAcccgaagcatttaagcaaaaagatcaagaacaaaaccaatgatgatttgtaaagcaaatatataaaggatcccaagatcaacaaatgtacatacaataaaAGTAGAATtatacatacaaaacccaccattggaatgaaacatagggaagaaagaagatgaaccggaaactcTCACCGTGTCAAGgcaatcgagacaaatccatatccaatccacatgatgtagcacccaatggtgtttcctaagcctctaaactatcaaaaatggatcagagctcaactttgtcaaagaagagatgataaaaccTAAGAAAATCtaattttacaacatatatacaattcTGAACTCGCAGACCTCGCTAAGCCAGATAGATCTCGCTAAGCGAGCTTTCACTAATCCGTACACTATTCACAGATATTTTACACTAAATGACAAAAAATGATCTGGCTAAGCGAGCTAAATCTGGCTAAGTGAGCTAATCTGGCTAAGTGAGATATATCTGGCTAAGCGAGCTTGCGAAGCTTTAGTTACTACTAGAGGAACAAAAACCAGGCCAAAGCGCGCTAGAATTTGCGCTTAGCGAGTTTGACAGGACTTTGGctctttatttcttcaaaacgtGCATCCggagccgtgtcttcgacactttattactcGAGACTCCAAATATGCaataatacctacaaaaagacattaaaactatcaaacggtacacaaTTACACAAAAATACAATTATCCGTAAAGTAAACATATTTATAAACTAATCGACGTTTATTCAAACGATATTATTAAAAAGAAtagataagtgcaacaaaacatataCACAAAAAGAGATACAATTTGCACTTATCAATGACAAGACTTCAACCTCAACCATTGAAAATCCGAGGTCAAATGACCTGAAACAAgccatttttcaatttttaaaaataaatcttataCATAAGTTTTCCCCAAAATCGACATAAATATTTCTCAAGGTTTGAGCTTCTATTCCCAACTCTTgtaattttaagttttatttagaataaaaaaGGCACCTTTATGTTATAAATCATCTTTTCCCTCAGTTTTAAATAAAACCGACATTAAATgttgattaatattttatttaattaaattgaacatAGTTTTTACCTTGGATATGTTCCATCTGTTTTCAAAAAAGCGAGATGAAAATTCAAAACAATATTTTATTCCTTCATTAGAATGTTAAGTCTTATTCACTTTTTATGCTCTAGCGAAAGAAAGGAACACTAGTCTTCTCCAATGAATGGAAGGAACACCAATCTTATccatcttctctttcttctccCAGGAGAAAGGAAACTCAAACTTCAAACCAATACATTTCCGATATGTACAAATTCTCCatgattgttattgttattgtcgTAGTCGTTgacattgttattgttattattattgttatgatTTATGAGACTTAAGATATAATATAGTGTTGTTGTTCAGGTATTTTTAGTTCTTCttgtttgttgttattattgttttattgagATGAAATGTTCAAGTATTTTTAGAAGTTGTATGTAATTAtagatcgtagttggatgaaaacCAACAAATTAAGTAAAGATTATTAGAATGAAGTGATTCAATTTCTTGAATTCGCGGGAAAAAAATCTTCCATACGATAATGAGATTTTTTGGCTtctgatcggccaccaatttcacctcgTTTCTATGTTCTGATCAATGGAAAAACACTTCATCCGGTGGTAATTTAAGTCAttttagtcttgttcttgttagtTTTGCTTAGTTTCATATTTGAGTTTGatgtgttatcttttctagtttttgttggtttttctcttgcttttgatcttgttcTGGTAGTGTTTAAGTGTTGCAGGAATAGGGCACGATTCGAGTCAAGGAAAGGTGGTTTTTGGTGagacagagttgtgacacggccacccgtgtcatgtgacacggccgtgtcacacttgcTGAAGGAAAAGATTTCAAAAAACTTGAAACCACTAAGTCAGAGGTCTGACatggccacccgtgtcccatgacacggccgtgtcagacgtgTGCGcagaaaaaaaattgtgttttaaatcTTTGGACTTTGTCACTTAAGTAGGGGCATGATGGACTTTTCAGAAGAGAATATTTGCTGAGAGTTATTTAGTCACCGTTTGGAAAGGAAAAAAGCACTTTTGGATAGTCGGCAAACGTAAAAAGAGGATTGAGAGCACTAGGGCTTGAGGCGAAGAACTCTTCAAGAGCATCCgtgattgaagatcaattccgagTCAACCAATtataatgtcttcatctttaatcattgttatGTTATCAATTGCCATGAGTAACTAAACTtttacttgttaggattgatgtccctggATTATGCGATGTAATGAATAATCTCTACCGTTATTttcggattatctttatgaaattcagtttatgattaaaagttcttattgcttctatatattggaaaatatatgtgttgatttacGGTTGGGGTTTGTCGGACAAACGACCTCAAtgcttttttaatcataacgctataattaagaatcacttaggaataagggtttgatgcatagcgatcaaattatccgggctatgtcttttagaatcttgagatataattatcttgttaaggaattaaaagagggttttaatctcaagaagttttcactaaggaattagggaaatcaATGTTCGGTGTCGATAGTCGAGAATTTCTAAAGTCAATCtgttaattggtaattatttcATTACAGAACAATTCATACATCTATCCTAACTAGTTTCATACTTTTTCATTAGTCAAAACATTTAAGCACTTTATTTTACTTAAGCTgttatttcaattaaataatcaaattcgaataccccgatgactttttattccatTGCACTATTCTACAAcgtataattcctacgcagtccgcgagttcgatacttgggaaaaTTAATCcacttattactacatcggtaaaaatagtacagttgctattttaccggtcaacTTCCTTGTAAAAATTACTGAAATACGCAAAAAAATCCAAGGGATGTTATATTCAATCATTTAGGTTATGATGGAATTATTCAAAGTTATACAAAATGGGTATGGCATGGTGaagtgataaaaaatacataTGTCACATAGAGTTGAAAATGATAAATTTATGTATGATACTCTAGAAGATatgattgatgatgttgtagTAGATGCTTTTAAGAAAGCTCATATGGAAGATAATTTGCAAAGAGACCTCGAAGATTTGTTATATATGGGATGCAAATCTTTTACAAGATTGTCATTTGTCTTAAGACTATATAATTTTAAGGCAAGAGGTGGGTGCACAGATAAAAGTTTCATTGAATTGCTTGAATTGTTGCAAGAAATGCTTCCATAAGGTAACATGTTGTCGAACCGTAGTTACGAGACCAATAAGATATTGTGTCCAATGGGTTTGGACTATGTCAAAATACATGCATATcataatgattgcatattatataGGAAAGATTATGAAAACTCGATGGAGTGCTCGAGGTGTGGAGAGTCATGCTACAAACAAAAGGAAAATGATGCTGAAGATGATGACAGTGTAACTGGAAATTATGTTCCTTCCAAGATGATGTGGTACCTACcaataattcaaaggtttatGAGACTTTTTTCTAATGTAAATGGCCCAAAGAATACTAGATCACATGCAAATGAAAATGTATGTGATGAAAAAATCCCCCCGGTAGCTGATTCATTACAATGGAAGAATATTGACTCATTTATTCACACTGGTTAATTTTCGAAAAGAGACTTAAATTAACGAACCATTCATCATGGTCTCCCAAGCTTAACAAGTTTTTTGTCACTAATATTTATAACACAAGATGGTCAATTGTTCTACAAGGAAAATTTATTTCTAATAGTAATGAAAATtatcatttcaattttttataccCCTTCTTTTGCAATACATGTATGTCTCTTATCTAAAGAAAATGATTCAGAAGATGATGTGCATGCTATTCGTCATGATCATCAAGAGGGGATATGGGAAAAATAGTAAGTAAATTTTTATATCacttagtaatatatatttattcatttatcttTTTATGTACTTTTTACTAAggatttaatgttgttgttgatgatcttaACTGGTTTTAAATGTGATTCAAATTATAGGTACTTAACGGCCGGTGACAAATCACATGAGAGAATTTTTGGACGACCtacaaaattttgcattttggttattgtatttttttgttaATTGCGGCCTATTCTTGGATATTCTTGTTAATCATTCATTTGTTTCTTAATCGTTTGTTAATCTTCTTTTTATTTACTCGTGGCATATTCTTGGATATTTTATTTGTTACTCTAGAGATTTTTTTATCTCTTTATTCACTacttaaaaaattacaaagtaacTTGATAGAATGTCTCTCATTCATGCTTGTTAAATATCGCATGCTTGATACTTCACCACCTAAGTTAGACAGGGTATTTTATCTTCCAAAAAATAATGGCGTTCTTCTTTGAGAGAAGAAAGTCGTTGTTTTTAAAGAAGAGAATCACTTTTTGTGCTATGTTGCTAAGCGTTTCCAAAATATTCCTTCATTTGTgcttttccttttttccttttccttttcattACCAAGGCCTCACTCTCCCTATGCTCTCCACTTCCTTTGATAATGTGTATGATGAcatgattaaaaaaattgaagaggCAATTGTGGAATCTGACTTTTAAATATATTCCGATTAATAGAGTTGATCACGTCGACTTAACAACATTCCTACTTCTATTCTTTGTATTGCATGTTGTTAATTACCTTATTTTGACTATTTCAATGTACCCTAACAAAGTTTTTGTATCCTCTTCCAAATTGATGTTACATCTTCTTTTTAGAAAGAACGTTTGACCCATAATCAATGGGATATCTTCATCTTTTAGTATATTCaatacaacaaagtctaccaaaaaaaatgaaatttttatcCTTGACCAACGCATCTTTTTTAATTCCATAAGGATGCTTGATAGAATTATCAACAAATTTTAGTGTTATCATTATGTTGTTTACTATTTCAATACACAATCAATATTAAAGAGACTCActattttatgtattatagcgccACTATAACAAATAACTCTTTTTTTGACAAAGTTTTCACCTCAGTCAGAAAAATCGAGGTATCATGCCAAGGCGctccatgttttattttttaattaaaataaaatcaacataTTCTCTCGGTTTTTATCAAACAAAGGGGAAAAACAAATCTAAAAACCATATTTCCTATGATAGATTGCAAGTAGATAAAATCGTTTCTGCTTCCAGGTTAAATAAAGAGGACTGTTCAACCTTTGAAAAGATATATGCAACAAAATCTAGAATTGCAACGATGATGATGaatctgattttttttaatattttgtgtaaacaatgtaatgtttaaaaaaatagatatcaTTCACCTCAGTTTTATTGTAAAACTGAGGggcttacttattttattttattttatttttcaatataaaatagaaaatacatTTTCCCTCGTTTTTTTAAACACTGAGGGAATATCTTACAAAGCTACAATAATGAATATCTATCCTACATTCTTAAAGGAACAATGCTCAAGATATTTTCAAGACATCAATCCACAAcaaactatctacatccaccactatatatctttcttgtgaaagcatttgCCTTGATAACATTTCCTTAAGACAATGAAATTTTGGAACTTAAAAAACTTGGAAAAATTCTCAATGATGGATTACAAGTGCATAAAATCATCCTTGTTTCAAGTTAAATAAAGATGAGATATCAACAGGATCTGGATTAGAGCAAAGATGTGTTGTTCTCAAAGAATAACAAATACTATGATAACACTCCATTTGTTGTAATAATGTAATTtgatattctgtgtaaacaatataatattttttaagaaaagctTATACATCGTTTACCTCGATTTTTGTCAAAAACTGAGGGAATAACTTTGGCGTGATAATAGAGAATATTGATCACCGTCCTTAAACAAATTAGTGTTGTCAAttttgtaacacccgaggccgaagaaggcggggggggggggtggttgcaccgcatggaacacctgaggccaatgggggttagggtggtcgccacatcggaatgagaggaatcctgaggccgtgcaggtatgggactgcatggttgaaggaaagcttataagaattgataggtactacctataccaacaagatgcatcttcttttcggtagcccgttccataagaacttcacagttaagcgtgcttgacttggagtagtattgggatgggtgaccttctgggaagtttcccagaaagcg
Encoded proteins:
- the LOC131656961 gene encoding flavonoid 3'-monooxygenase-like, with amino-acid sequence MSLWFIALSTFILSILIYRFLKSTTKSSSSSSLPLPPGPKPWPIIGNMPHLGTAPHQSLAALAQIYGPLMHLKLGFVDAVVVASATVAEQFLKVHDANFSSRPPNAAAKNMVYNYQDLVFAPYGPRWRLLRKISSVHLFSNKVMAEFQHIREEEAAKLTSKLANNNSDTKAVKLGQLLSVCTTNALARAMLGRRVFKDDNNDNDPKADDFKNMILESMVLGGVFNISDFIPSLEWLDLQGVQAKMKILHKKFDAFLTNIIEEHETSNSKSEKHKDLLTTLLALRDEGDDDGNKLTNIEIKALLLNMFVAGTDTSSSTTEWAIAELIKNPKILAQVQQELDNVVGRDRNVKEEDIPNLPYLHAVIKEVFRLHPSTPLSLPRIASESCEIFGYHIPKGATVLVNVWAIARDPKQWTDPLVFKPERFLPGGDKCDVDIKGKDFEVIPFGAGRRICVGMSLGLRMVQLLTATLAHSFNWELENGLEPEKMNMDEAFGLTLQRAVPLSVYPKPRLSPNVYSSSF